From Symphalangus syndactylus isolate Jambi chromosome 5, NHGRI_mSymSyn1-v2.1_pri, whole genome shotgun sequence:
atgaaatatattattgattttacctgtttttaaaaaattttgtgtcGCTGCTAGAAATGTTTATGTTACACATGTGGCTTGCTGTTTCATAGCactacagttactaattttttttacatattaccAGAAATGTCGAGCAGGTGCtgttttcctctgcttttcacttttaacattgccttttttttttaggttgCTACAAGATCACCACGGTTTTCAGCCATGCTCAGACAGTGGTTCTTTGTGTGGGTTGTTCAACAGTGTTGTGCCAGCCTACTGGAGGAAAGGCCAGACTCACAGAAGGTATATCATTTGGCATTCTCCAACCCAGTGTTGAGATTGATTATAAATGTCTCTATCTTCActgaaaagtttaaagaaatcTTAATGATTACCAAAATAACTTATCTTTCATTGTGTGCTTTCAGTAAAGAATGCCCTGTTCAAATGGTTATATTTATACTCTTGACCTTGCAGTGAACTCCATTGACTTATTTTTCTTGGTTTAGAACACATTTATTCACTTAGCTTGCTGAACTTGGAATAAATTAAATCAGAATAGAAGCAAAAGAATAACTACATGTTATAGGACATAcggatttattatttatttatttatttatttttattaggagtctcgctctgttgcccaggctggagtgcagtggcgccatctcggctcactgcaacttctgcctccccagttcaagtgattctcttgcctcagcctcccgagtagctgggaccacaggcacgtgccaccatgcctggctaattttttgtatttttagtagagatggggtttcactgtgttagccaggatggccttgatctcctgacctcatggtctgcccgcctcggcctcccaaagtgctgggattacaggcatgagccactttgccggCCAGgacatatagatttttaaaaccatataaaattttaaaatttctcttacaAAATTTTGTTCCTTATGTATTTAGTAcatataatagttttttttaatcattgccaGCTAAGCAACAGATAGCTAATATATAAGTTAAAATGccagaggttttatttttatgagcaACTGCAATGATTAATATAAAAACCTAATTTTAATTCCTCTTTCACTTTagtgcaataagaaaaaaaattatatatatagtttccaTAGTAATACTTGTACATTTACAATTCCATAATGATGTTATAAATTTGCTTGTGATATTTTGGGGAGCTGTAAGTTCCATGCTCTCACTGGAAGAGTTAAGTGGATTGGCAGCAAATCCGAGATCTATTTGGTGTGACCTGGTGAGATCTAAATATGGAGTCAGCACATGATATTTTAAGAGTAATATTGCTAAGTAATATTGCTAAGTATACTTGTGAGATTTTTGAAACAAAGTATGTCATGTCATAATTTTGGAATTTAGTGCCCGTATGCTGACAGATGGTTTAATGGGTCTGTCTGTTCTAGAGTTTTCCTAATAGGTCTGAAAATGCCTctaatcaaaattattttcttgagaaAAGTATTCAGAATAGTTCCTAAAAATTAAGAGTATATCTTCTGACAGCTTGCTTGAAACAGTCTTCACTGTTGAATTCAGGTTTATGGTCTTAAGTAGACTTCATTATAGCATTTGAGAAACAGGAGTGACACTTATAGTCATACCAGAGTAAACTCAGATATGATAGATGTATTATAGCAAATTTCTGGTATAAAAGGATAAATAATCTGTATATGAGTATTAATCCAATATTCTTAAAACTTCAGTATTTTACTTAAAAGTACTTTTTGTCATTGAAATTATAACAAAGGTAGAATGCACTTGTTTAATATACTCTCATGATTCTTTTGCAGGGTGTTCATTTAGAAGAAAGCAACACTAATGATTCAAACAGCTTCCTGAATTTTGTGTTATCTCACAGAAAGCCTTATCATAAATtccataattataattaatttaccAAGATAATGTAATTACATTTGGTTTTGTAAGGTATACAACAGTAATCTCCTATTTTGGTGCCAGTTTTTCAATAAAGTTTTGATTATGGGCAAatcccctctttttcttttttctttttaaaatatatttgagtatgccatacatttatatatacagtgtatatgAATTtggtttaaacattttaaaatttattttgattggtttgtgtctttttttttgagagagagagagagtcctgctctgtcactcaagctggagtgcagtggtgcgatctcagctcactgcaacctccgcctcccaggttcaagcgattctgttgcctcgtcctcccaagtagctgggattataggcacacaccaccatgccccgctaatttgtGTCTCATTTTCAAGAGTAGAaaccctaaatattttattttcattccttttccaaATTGCTATGAATGGAATTAAAGGATTACAAATGTAAAGTCTATTATTTGTGAATTCTAAATGTAGTTCTGCTGTTGTACCTGTGGAAACATCTTAAAGAAGTACATATTTTGCAcgtcctgcacgtgtaccccagaacttaaactataattaaaaagaatagtttcaaaaaaatacatatttaacacAGTAACGATCACAGTGTAATGCCTTGGATTTATGTGGCCTTGCTATACTACTATATAATTTAGGACAGTAACTGCTAGCTGGGGTCTGAGTTACTTATTGGAAGCTCCTTTTTAGGGTAGAGAATTTGAGGAGAAATCAGAAGTGGCATGATTTACCCGCAGAAGTCCTGGTTGGGGATAGTAGATGGTGTTGAATTCTCTGGCCCAGACAGGTGAGCACTCCTGACTACGGATGTGTGTTGAGTGGTTCTGGTGCCTGCCTCATGGTCATTTTCATAGTTTATGAAGTAATCCTGGGGAGCTGAGACGGGGAGTGTATCCGCTCACTATGCAACTCCTCATTGGACTAGGAAGATAGTCCAGTTTCTACTCTGCTTCTATTTGATTTGTTACCTTATGGCAGGAATTAGAACAGGCATTTCCTATCAACAGGTGGGACTCTAATGTGAGCAACTGATCCGCTTACATACTGCTTAAATCAGAGAACTGTTGCACAAGAACTAAAGAATGATGGCAAGTTTGGGGTGTATATAGTTGTATgaggaaggccgggcgcagtggctcacacctgtaatcccagcactttgggagcctgaggcaggtggatcacctgagatcaggagttcaagaccagcctgaccaatatggaaaaaccccgtctctactaaaaatacaaaattagcttggtgtggtggtgcgtgcctgtaatctcagctaacttgggaggctgaggcaggagaattcgcttgaacctgggaggtggaggttgcggtgacccgagatcgtgccattgcactctagcctgggcaacaagcacgaaactccgtctcgagatatatatatatatatatatatatacatatatatgtatgtagatgACCCAGAGATTCTCAGACTTTTAGTTTCTGACATCATTAGAATCTCAGTAGTTTTTTTCAGGCCATTCCTTAGccaaaagaaatacctgataGTTACATTTATTAACTTATGTTCTAACAACTCTAGTAGCCATTTGAAAAAAAACTATACACAAGAGCGTGAtgtgatgatttttttaaaaatagagacagtgtcttggctctgttgcccaggttggagggtcATAGCTCACAttgtgacctcaaactcctgggctcaagcaagcctcccacctctgcctcctgagtagcggagccttcaggcatgggccaccatgcccacctaatttttttgtagagatggggctctggctatgttgcccaggctgtaatgaactcctggcctcaggtgatctgccttggcctaccaaagtgctgggattacaggtgtgagccactgtgcccagcctgatgtgATAATTTTTATCTCATCCTTAAATCATCACAGTTACTAATGGAATGTGTGTGCCTTTTGGGCTCTGTACAATTTATCAAAATTGAAATCAGATTGGTCACCATTGTCCTTATTTCTTCCACATTGATTTTTGCATGGTGCTTTTTGTCATACCAGTGGCTCCAAACCCAGCTTCACAAGGATAGGATGCCATCAAAGGGAAAGTAGTGCCATATCATATTGAAACTGAACTACCTAGAACTAGTAGTTTATACAAAAGATGTGTCAGTGTCCGTGTTTTTCCTGAGGTACTCCAAGGCACTTCAGCTTGCACAGTTTAGGATACTTGGCTATATGGAGAGGCAGTGGGGATGACAGCTTTTGATGAGAAGGAATCAAACCTATAAGGAGGAATAATCTAACAAACCCCTGAAAATTCCCttggaagtattttttaaaaaaggattataCTTTAAAGACCACATctaagggctgggtgcggtggctcacgcctataatcccagcagtttgggaggctgaggctggcagatcacttgcagtcaggagttcgagaccagcctggccaacacagtgaaaccccgtctctactaaacatacaaaaattagctgggcatggtggcgcacacctgtagtcccagctacttgggaggctgaggcacgagaattgcttgaaaccaggaggcagaggttgcagtgagccaaaatcgcaccactgcacttcagcctgggtgacaagagaagcTGTGTCTCAAAGAACACATCTAAGGATTTACATGGCATTGGGAAACGAATGGTGTATTaagttttactttattattaatcTAGATGGTATTACTGGTTTTGAAAAGTGCTGAATAGGACACCAGGACTTTCCCAAACTTCAGGGTCAGCCACATACATTATTATATactgaatgttttaaatattatttatattaacttcatattttaaatatatttgtaaaggAAACCTTCCATAAacttaatataaatgtatttttagggGAAGCCTTCCATATAGGCTTACATAAAGATAgctaaaaataggctgggcgcagtggctcatgcctataatcccagcactttgggaggccgaggcgggcggatcacaaggtcagcagatcgagaccatcctggctaacacggtgtaactccgtctctactaaaaatacaaaaaattagctgggcatggtggtgggcgcctgtagtcccagctactcggaaggctgaggcaggagaatggcgtgaacccgggaggcggagcttgcagtgagccaagatcccgcctctgcactccagcctgggtgacagagcaagactccagctcaagaaaaaaataaataagctaaaaataaaatgaaattcttgGCTTCTGGCCTGATGAGATGACAAATGGTTTGTGTCTGGTTGTTCCTGTAAGTCATCTGATAAAGCTctaattcctttttgttttatttttctggagatATGATTCAGATACTATAAAATCCAACCTTTTGTGATGTAAAAGTCAGTACTTTTTACTATATTTacaaggttgtgcaaccattactacTGTCTAATCCCAGACCATTTTCATCACCTTAGAAAGAAACTTCATACCTAACAGCATTCACTCCCTATTCTTCCCTCCTCTCAGCCATTGGCAGCCACTAAGCTACTTTTGTCTCCATGGATTTGCTTCTTCTCAATATTTCATATAAtgctatttcatataaatggaatcatatggtacGTAGCTTCTGtatgtttcacttagcataatgttttcaagggctGTCTAtgctgttgcatgtatcaatcaatatttcattccttttcttgaCAATATTCTGTGTAATATAcaatgtttatccattcatcagttgatagacatttagagtgttttcactttttatgtatttatttttgagatggagtcttgctctgttccctaggcggagtgcagtggcgtgatctcagctcactgcaacctccgcctcccgggctcaagtgaccctctggcctcagcctcccgagaagctgggactacaggcacgtgccaccacaccccgctgattttttgtattttttgtagagatggggtttcgccatgttgcccaggctggtcttgaactccttacctcaggccgtccgcccacctcagccttccaaagtgctggcattacaggtgtgagccactgcacccggccaaataaagtattcttaattacatctgcaaaatccgtTTTgctatgtaaggtaacatattcgtaggttctggggattaggttGTCGGAATCTTTAGAGGGCCATTATTCTGCTACCACAAAATATAAAGTTGTAAAATTCTACCCCATATTTGAAAACTGAGATTCTTAAGTTATGTCTTtgtaattctcttttttctttttctttctttcttttttttttttttttgagacggagtcttgctctgtcgcccaggctggagtgcagtggcgcaatctcagctcactgcaagctccgcctcctgggttcgcgccattctcctgcgtcagcctccagagtagctgggactacaggcgtgtgccaccgtgccgggctaatttttttaaaagtatttttagtagagacggggtttcaccgtgttagccaggatggtctcgatctgctgacctcgtgatccgccggcctcagcctctcatgtctttgtaattttccatggaaaaaaacttttaaatctttGGAAGGAATAGAGTATATTATtgcattttacaaagaaaaggatAACTTTATAGAATAATGACCTTGTATTCTTTTAGGATTTTACAGCTACTTTTTCACAACTATAGGCATAGAAAATGACatcaggggctgggcacggtggctcacgcctgtaatcccaacactttgggaggcccaggcaggcggatcacgaggtcgagattgagaccatcctggccaacatgatgaaaccccgtctctactaaaaatacaaaaattagctgggcgtggtggcgggcgcctgtagtcccagctactcgggaggctgaggcaggagaattgcttgaacccggaaggccgagcttgcagtgagccgagatcgtgccactgcactccagcctgggtgacagagcaagactctgtcccagaaaaaaaaaaaaaaagagatgacatCAGGTCATGGTGTTTGCTATTGATCGACACTCACATAGGCTTTGAATTTTGTTTCAAAGGAGATGCCAGAATTGCAAATTTTCTCCGTTGATTTGTATCCTACTGATTCTGGCTCGCTTCCCCCCTACATTCCTAGGGCTACTCTCACTTTCATGCCTAGCAAAACTTCACCTATCAAAGAATTTAGGCAGAATAGTCCTAATTTAGTTAAtaagctttcattttaaattttagggaAGCAGTGTTAGTTTCAGTTATTCTGTAGGAACAGAAATTGGAGCTGCCACAGCCTTTTGAACCAGACAGAGCCTGGCAGACCCTCAGCTTCAGCCCTGCTCAGTGTTTTGTGTCTATGaaagtctttttaattttctcattacacattttatatatcatGCTATGTATTTAGAACAGAGGAGGTGTGTAAGATTACGACTCTGTTATCTTTATCTTGTCTTTGTATTAATTTgaagttgttttttctttatttgtagccAACTAATTAAAATACCAacacatacttatttttattcatttttatgtgaCAAACTTTTAAACTGAAGACTGCATCAATAAAATTGCATGCCATTAAATATGACTTTTATTGGATTGGTAAATTTTtagagatggcttttttttttagacagagtcttgctttgttgcccaggctagagagtgcAGCTGTGTGATCTCgcctctctgcaacctctgcctcctgggctcaagtgatcctcccgcctcgttctcccaagtagctgggactgcaggcccatgccaccacacctggtttacttttgtattttttgtagagacagggtttcaccatgttgtccaggctggtctcaaacttctgggctcaagtgatccgcccacctcagcctcccagtgtgttgggaatacaggtgtgagctactatgtTGGCCTAGAGATGCTTTTTATGGGAAGTCACGATAATGGTTAAAACAGGCTTTAGAGTCAGATATGTGTGGGTTTGAAACAAGTGCTAGTTAATGgtttgtgaccttgggaaaaaataatatctctaCTTAATAGAGTTATGTTGAAGGTATAATGAGATAGCATATACAAAGAGCTTAGCAAAATGCCTTTCCCACAGTAAGTGCTCTGTTAATAGTTtgtgtgggccgggcgtggtggctcacgtctgtaatcccagcactttaggaggtcaaggcgggtggatcaactgaggtcaggagtttgagaccagcctgaccaatacgatgaaaccccgtctctactaaaaatacaaaaattagccaggcgtggtggtatgtgcccgtagtcccagctac
This genomic window contains:
- the RPS27L gene encoding ribosomal protein eS27-like; this encodes MPLARDLLHPSLEEEKKKHKKKRLVQSPNSYFMDVKCPGCYKITTVFSHAQTVVLCVGCSTVLCQPTGGKARLTEGCSFRRKQH